The following are from one region of the bacterium genome:
- a CDS encoding DUF362 domain-containing protein: MAKVFFMNMRASFGENSFAKFNKLLKKLKLNELVTKNALIAIKLHFGEMGNLAFIHPIWIRELVKYVKAAGGNPFLTDTNTLYAGSRANAVKHLQTAYANGFTYSCVQAPIIIGDGLKGEAKLEVTINKKHFKSVTISQVVKEADLLISLAHFKGHAVTGFGGTLKNMGMGLADRSGKFKMHCNAVPLVKAKNCQGCLICVDNCPGQAINVENKLPRIDKNKCLGCGECLVMCPNKVFNVDWLGLSSIVVQERMVEFAYGALLDKKACFFNFIMDVSPDCDCCPHSDANIIPDVGILSSLDPVAIDQAAIDLVNQQIGIPNTALKSNLEPGKDKLQGIIHNLTGEPQLAYAQQIGLGTRKYELEEV; the protein is encoded by the coding sequence ATGGCTAAAGTTTTTTTTATGAATATGCGGGCAAGTTTTGGTGAGAATTCATTTGCTAAATTTAATAAATTGCTAAAAAAATTAAAGTTAAATGAATTAGTAACTAAAAATGCCCTTATTGCCATCAAACTCCATTTTGGTGAAATGGGTAATCTGGCATTTATTCATCCCATCTGGATAAGGGAGTTAGTCAAGTATGTCAAGGCGGCTGGTGGAAATCCATTTCTGACCGATACGAATACCCTTTATGCCGGCAGTAGAGCCAATGCCGTCAAACACCTGCAAACCGCTTATGCCAACGGCTTTACTTATTCCTGTGTTCAAGCACCAATAATCATTGGCGATGGACTAAAAGGAGAGGCAAAACTTGAGGTAACAATTAATAAAAAACATTTTAAATCAGTCACAATCTCACAAGTAGTTAAAGAAGCAGATTTGTTGATTAGTTTAGCCCATTTTAAGGGACATGCGGTTACAGGTTTTGGAGGCACGCTAAAAAATATGGGGATGGGGCTGGCAGACCGTAGTGGTAAATTTAAAATGCACTGCAATGCGGTCCCGTTAGTCAAAGCAAAGAATTGTCAGGGGTGTTTAATTTGTGTTGATAATTGCCCGGGACAGGCAATAAATGTTGAAAATAAATTACCCAGAATTGATAAAAATAAATGTCTTGGTTGTGGGGAATGCCTGGTGATGTGCCCGAATAAGGTTTTTAATGTTGATTGGCTGGGGCTTTCTTCGATAGTTGTTCAGGAGAGAATGGTTGAATTTGCCTACGGGGCTCTTTTAGATAAAAAGGCGTGTTTTTTTAATTTTATTATGGATGTTAGCCCGGATTGTGATTGTTGTCCGCATTCTGATGCTAATATCATTCCGGATGTTGGCATTTTATCTTCATTAGACCCTGTGGCGATTGACCAGGCGGCGATTGACCTCGTAAATCAACAAATCGGTATCCCAAATACCGCCTTAAAAAGCAATCTTGAACCAGGAAAAGATAAATTACAGGGAATTATCCATAACCTAACCGGAGAACCTCAACTTGCTTATGCCCAGCAAATTGGATTAGGAACAAGAAAGTATGAGTTGGAAGAGGTATAA